One window of Arthrobacter oryzae genomic DNA carries:
- a CDS encoding acyl-CoA carboxylase subunit epsilon, giving the protein MTPEVEPAGNAAAPDTAAEEPLFSVVKGEPTDVELAALAAVVLSLGSAEPEGDAKPSVRHWVRRQQLRLAPTPGPGAWKRSRG; this is encoded by the coding sequence GTGACCCCGGAAGTGGAGCCCGCCGGGAACGCGGCAGCGCCTGACACGGCGGCCGAGGAGCCGTTGTTCTCCGTGGTCAAGGGCGAACCGACGGACGTGGAACTGGCGGCGCTGGCCGCCGTCGTACTCTCCCTCGGCAGCGCCGAGCCGGAAGGCGATGCAAAGCCCAGCGTCCGCCATTGGGTGCGGCGGCAGCAGCTGCGACTGGCCCCCACTCCGGGACCGGGAGCCTGGAAGCGGAGCCGGGGCTAA
- a CDS encoding HNH endonuclease — protein MDGNQGLETDPAAAGCGCACRCVQRPAAEGAVVALCGGTPELDAARFIDEIRTLEDQKSALAARQARLSVAFDQLQRRQQSDAGIPADQLGAGVGAQIALARRESPAKGSRLLGLARALVTEMPRTLAALETGQLNEWRATLLVRETACLSAADRCNVDEELAPDTGTFDGAGDRGIVAAVRTAAYRRDPRSVTQRAAHAATGRHVSLRPAPDTMCYLTALLPVAQGVAVHTALTRQADSLRSDGDQRSRGQIMADGLVERITGTPGGITGIEIQLVMTDRTLFQGDGEPARLPGYGVVPGGWARSIIDRGGAAPAIRDQAFHTWIRRLYTVPASGELVAMDSRARLFPAGLRRFIEARDDTCRTPYCDAPIRHLDHVVPWHGGGATTQANGAGLCEACNHTKETPGWASRARPGPRHTIEVTIPTGHTYFSTAPPLPGARFSHAVMHATKPPGDQSDQRTAC, from the coding sequence ATGGACGGGAACCAAGGACTGGAAACGGATCCGGCAGCAGCAGGGTGCGGCTGCGCCTGCAGGTGCGTTCAGAGGCCCGCAGCGGAAGGTGCAGTAGTAGCGCTGTGCGGTGGCACGCCTGAGTTGGACGCTGCCCGTTTCATTGATGAGATTCGGACCTTGGAAGATCAAAAGTCTGCCCTCGCTGCACGTCAGGCCCGGCTGTCTGTCGCGTTTGACCAGCTGCAGCGCCGGCAGCAGTCCGACGCCGGGATCCCTGCTGACCAGCTCGGGGCGGGCGTCGGAGCACAGATTGCCCTTGCCCGTCGCGAATCCCCGGCCAAGGGAAGCCGGTTGTTGGGTCTGGCCAGGGCTTTGGTGACTGAGATGCCGCGGACCCTCGCAGCGCTGGAGACCGGGCAATTGAATGAGTGGCGGGCCACGTTGTTGGTGCGCGAAACGGCCTGCCTGTCCGCAGCGGACCGTTGTAACGTCGATGAGGAGCTCGCTCCCGACACCGGGACCTTTGACGGTGCCGGTGACCGGGGGATCGTCGCCGCGGTCCGGACCGCAGCCTATCGTCGCGACCCACGCTCCGTTACACAACGTGCGGCCCACGCCGCAACGGGGAGGCACGTCAGCCTGCGGCCGGCTCCGGACACCATGTGCTACCTGACTGCCCTGCTGCCGGTGGCCCAAGGAGTGGCCGTCCATACTGCCCTGACGCGGCAGGCCGATTCCCTCCGTTCAGACGGCGATCAGCGTTCGCGAGGGCAGATCATGGCTGATGGCCTCGTCGAGCGGATCACCGGCACCCCCGGCGGGATCACCGGCATCGAAATCCAGCTCGTCATGACTGATCGGACCCTCTTTCAAGGTGACGGAGAACCGGCACGCCTCCCCGGCTATGGCGTGGTTCCCGGCGGCTGGGCCAGAAGCATCATTGACCGTGGCGGAGCTGCGCCTGCTATCCGGGACCAAGCTTTCCACACCTGGATCCGTCGCCTGTACACCGTCCCTGCTTCGGGGGAGTTGGTGGCGATGGATTCCCGCGCCCGGCTTTTCCCTGCAGGACTCCGTCGCTTCATCGAGGCAAGGGACGACACCTGCCGCACCCCCTACTGCGACGCCCCCATCCGCCATCTGGACCATGTCGTCCCTTGGCACGGTGGCGGCGCTACAACGCAGGCCAACGGCGCCGGGCTCTGCGAAGCCTGCAATCACACCAAGGAAACGCCGGGCTGGGCTTCACGTGCACGGCCGGGACCCAGGCACACGATTGAGGTCACCATCCCCACTGGCCACACCTACTTCTCAACAGCACCCCCGCTGCCCGGGGCAAGGTTCAGTCACGCCGTTATGCACGCAACAAAACCGCCCGGTGATCAAAGTGATCAGCGGACGGCTTGTTGA
- a CDS encoding acyl-CoA carboxylase subunit beta, with protein sequence MSHDLTTTAGKIADFRDRQARAEQPSGPEAIEKQHARGKNTARERIDLLLDEGSFVEFDALAVHRSTAFGMEKKKPLGDGLVSGYGTVDGRPVAVYSQDFSVYGGSLSQVNGEKIVKVQEFALRNGCPVVGILDGGGARIQEGVASLAMFADIFRNNVHASGVVPQISLIMGPSAGGAAYSPALTDYVVMVDKTSHMFITGPDVIKTVTGEDVDMETLGGARQHNATTGTSTYLAADEADAIEFVRELLDFLPSNNLAEAPVLEHQQDLEVDGDDLALDTLIPDSANQPYDMRKLVEQIVDDAHFLEMQALYAPNVMIGYGRIEGHTVGIVANQPMQFAGTLDISASEKAARFVRHCDAFNIPIITLVDVPGFLPGKDQEFQGIIRRGAKLLYAYAEATVPKLTVITRKAYGGAYIVMGSKKLGADLNLAWPTAQIGVMGAQGAVNILYRRELAAVAEAGGDVEAKRADVIRQYEEELLNPYQAAQLGYVDAVIAPSETRVQIIRGLRALRDKRASLPAKKHGNIPL encoded by the coding sequence ATGAGCCACGATCTGACAACGACTGCGGGAAAGATTGCAGATTTCCGCGACCGCCAGGCGCGTGCCGAGCAACCATCCGGCCCCGAGGCCATCGAAAAGCAGCATGCCCGCGGCAAGAACACTGCCCGCGAACGCATCGACCTCCTCCTGGACGAGGGATCCTTCGTCGAGTTCGACGCCCTGGCCGTCCACCGCTCCACGGCCTTCGGCATGGAAAAGAAGAAGCCCCTCGGCGACGGCCTGGTGTCCGGCTACGGCACGGTGGACGGCCGTCCCGTCGCCGTGTACAGCCAGGACTTCTCGGTGTACGGCGGCTCACTCAGCCAGGTCAACGGCGAGAAGATCGTCAAGGTCCAGGAATTCGCGCTCCGTAACGGTTGCCCGGTAGTGGGCATCCTCGACGGCGGCGGGGCCCGGATCCAGGAAGGCGTCGCCTCCCTGGCCATGTTCGCGGACATTTTCCGCAACAACGTCCACGCCTCCGGCGTCGTCCCGCAGATTTCCCTCATCATGGGCCCTTCCGCCGGCGGAGCCGCGTACTCCCCGGCCCTGACCGACTACGTGGTCATGGTGGACAAGACCTCCCACATGTTCATTACCGGCCCGGACGTGATCAAGACCGTCACCGGCGAAGACGTTGACATGGAAACCCTCGGCGGCGCACGGCAGCACAACGCCACCACCGGCACCTCCACCTACCTGGCGGCGGACGAGGCGGACGCCATCGAATTTGTCCGCGAACTCCTGGACTTCCTCCCCTCCAACAACCTGGCCGAAGCCCCGGTACTGGAGCACCAGCAGGACCTGGAGGTCGACGGCGACGACCTCGCCCTGGACACGCTGATTCCGGATTCCGCCAACCAGCCCTATGACATGCGCAAGCTCGTTGAGCAGATCGTGGACGACGCCCATTTCCTGGAAATGCAGGCCCTCTACGCCCCGAACGTGATGATCGGCTACGGCCGCATCGAGGGGCATACGGTGGGCATCGTGGCCAACCAGCCGATGCAGTTTGCCGGCACCCTGGATATCTCGGCTTCCGAAAAGGCCGCGCGCTTCGTCCGGCACTGCGACGCCTTCAACATCCCCATCATCACCCTGGTGGATGTGCCCGGCTTCCTTCCGGGCAAAGACCAGGAATTCCAAGGGATCATCCGCCGCGGCGCCAAGCTCCTGTATGCCTACGCCGAGGCCACCGTCCCCAAGCTGACCGTCATCACCCGCAAGGCCTACGGCGGAGCGTACATCGTCATGGGCTCCAAGAAGCTCGGCGCCGACCTGAACCTGGCCTGGCCCACGGCCCAGATCGGCGTTATGGGTGCACAGGGTGCCGTTAATATCCTGTACCGCCGCGAGCTTGCCGCAGTCGCGGAGGCCGGCGGCGACGTCGAGGCCAAGCGCGCCGATGTCATCCGGCAGTACGAGGAAGAACTCCTCAACCCCTACCAGGCGGCCCAGCTTGGCTACGTGGATGCCGTCATTGCGCCGTCCGAAACCCGGGTTCAGATCATCAGGGGCCTGCGTGCCCTTCGGGACAAGCGCGCCAGCCTGCCCGCCAAGAAGCACGGGAACATTCCGCTGTGA
- a CDS encoding dicarboxylate/amino acid:cation symporter — translation MTTQTSTPSPAGKTGFRLPAWAGSFGFQIIAALIVGLGLGLLAKYTGSTKASPNALGATLQTIGSSYVSLLQTAVVPLIFTAVVSSISNLRQVSNAAKLAWNTLLWFAITSLIAVLIGIGLGVLLQPGASTGITQEAKYSGKSGDWWAFLIGLFPKNFLGLGASSTVAESGAVTTAVSFNVLQILVIAIAVGVAALKVGKAAEPFLTLNASALAVIQKVLWWIIRIAPLGTVGLIGNAVAVYGWDTIGSLGKFTFAIYVGLALVLFVVYPVLIRTHGLSVKQYFSGVWPAVQLAFVSRSSVGTLPLTQRVTERSLGVPRAYASFAVPLGATTKMDGCAAIYPAISAIFVAQFFGIQLDFSQYLLIALVSVLGSAATAGTTGAVVMLTLTLSTLGLPLAGVGLLLAIDPILDMGRTAVNVAGQALVPTIVAKRQGILNETLYNAQRNGDPFADDSTDAATDPSADDAGASKGANGRELAGTKA, via the coding sequence GTGACCACTCAAACCAGCACCCCCTCCCCCGCAGGAAAGACCGGCTTCCGGCTGCCCGCATGGGCCGGCTCGTTCGGCTTCCAGATCATCGCCGCCCTGATCGTGGGCCTGGGCCTTGGCCTTCTGGCCAAGTACACGGGCAGTACAAAGGCGAGCCCCAATGCCCTCGGCGCCACCCTGCAGACCATCGGCTCGAGCTATGTCTCGCTGCTGCAGACCGCCGTGGTCCCCCTCATCTTCACCGCCGTCGTGAGTTCCATCTCGAACCTCCGACAGGTCTCCAACGCCGCCAAACTGGCGTGGAACACGCTGCTCTGGTTTGCCATCACGTCACTGATCGCGGTGCTCATCGGCATCGGACTGGGAGTGCTGCTGCAGCCCGGCGCCAGCACAGGCATCACCCAGGAAGCCAAGTACTCCGGCAAATCGGGTGACTGGTGGGCCTTCCTTATCGGCCTCTTTCCCAAGAACTTCCTCGGCCTGGGCGCCAGTTCCACGGTTGCCGAGTCAGGCGCTGTGACCACCGCCGTCAGCTTCAACGTCCTCCAGATCCTGGTGATCGCCATCGCCGTCGGCGTGGCCGCACTGAAGGTGGGCAAGGCCGCAGAGCCTTTCCTGACCCTTAACGCCTCCGCCCTCGCAGTCATCCAGAAGGTCCTGTGGTGGATCATCCGGATTGCACCGCTGGGCACGGTGGGCCTGATCGGCAACGCCGTGGCCGTCTACGGCTGGGACACCATCGGCTCGCTGGGCAAGTTCACCTTCGCCATCTATGTCGGCCTGGCCCTCGTTCTGTTCGTGGTCTACCCGGTCCTGATCCGCACGCACGGGCTGTCGGTCAAGCAGTACTTCTCCGGCGTCTGGCCCGCCGTGCAGCTGGCCTTCGTTTCACGCTCCTCCGTGGGCACCCTGCCGCTGACCCAGCGCGTCACCGAACGCAGCCTGGGCGTCCCCCGCGCCTATGCCTCCTTCGCCGTGCCGCTGGGAGCCACCACCAAGATGGACGGCTGCGCTGCGATCTACCCGGCGATCTCCGCGATCTTCGTGGCCCAGTTCTTCGGCATCCAGCTCGACTTCAGCCAGTACCTCCTGATCGCCCTCGTCTCGGTCCTGGGCTCGGCGGCCACCGCCGGCACCACCGGTGCCGTCGTCATGCTGACCCTGACGCTCTCCACGCTGGGACTGCCGCTGGCCGGCGTCGGCCTCCTGCTGGCAATCGACCCGATCCTGGACATGGGCCGCACGGCCGTCAACGTGGCCGGGCAGGCACTCGTCCCCACGATCGTCGCCAAGCGCCAGGGCATCCTGAACGAGACGCTGTACAACGCGCAGCGCAACGGTGACCCGTTCGCAGACGACTCCACCGATGCAGCCACAGACCCCTCGGCCGACGACGCCGGAGCTTCTAAGGGTGCGAACGGACGCGAGCTGGCCGGCACCAAGGCTTAG
- a CDS encoding TetR/AcrR family transcriptional regulator: MPHSQTTPAPTSRRELNKAATRQAITDASLQLLRSKGPGNFTVEDIADAAGISRRTFFNYFSSTEAALASVTHGFLDNALAQFRLRPADEPILESARAALIQLADPMTVAPMAELYSLSQSNPQLNRSELEAWDHCTAEIIDAARERFARNPGAELNELYLRALAGSLISCGKAAMDVWSEQHGGSLTPESLAALRQLLIDSMSLLSSGFAPTATLSTDRH; this comes from the coding sequence GTGCCCCACTCTCAAACCACCCCTGCGCCTACCTCGCGACGGGAGCTCAACAAGGCCGCCACGCGCCAGGCGATCACCGACGCTTCCCTCCAACTCCTGCGCAGCAAGGGGCCGGGGAACTTCACCGTGGAGGACATCGCCGATGCTGCCGGTATCTCGCGGCGCACGTTCTTCAACTACTTCAGCAGCACGGAGGCGGCACTGGCGTCCGTGACCCACGGTTTCCTGGACAACGCCCTGGCTCAATTCCGGCTGAGGCCCGCTGATGAACCCATCCTGGAGTCGGCCCGGGCGGCCCTGATCCAGCTGGCGGACCCCATGACCGTGGCCCCCATGGCCGAGCTGTACAGCCTGTCGCAGTCCAATCCGCAGCTCAACCGCTCCGAACTTGAAGCCTGGGACCACTGCACCGCGGAAATCATCGACGCCGCCCGCGAACGGTTCGCCCGGAACCCGGGCGCGGAACTCAACGAACTCTATCTCCGCGCGTTGGCTGGTTCCCTGATCTCCTGCGGTAAAGCTGCCATGGACGTCTGGTCCGAACAGCACGGCGGATCCCTCACGCCGGAATCCCTGGCTGCCCTCCGGCAACTCCTGATCGATTCCATGAGCCTGCTCAGCTCAGGCTTTGCGCCCACCGCCACCCTCTCCACAGATCGGCACTGA
- a CDS encoding Maf family protein, which produces MTRLILASQSPARTKLLSHAGIRHEILVSDVDEDAVQSRYGVTDPHDTALLLARAKAEAVASLPEAEGALVLGCDSVFEFDGEAHGKPYTADVAKERMLRMSGGMGVLHTGHWLVDCRDTDPDESENSAGPAAGSGATLGSVTSAEVHFMEMSGDEIDAYIATGEPLQCAGSFTIDGYGGAFIRKVDGDPHTVVGLSISTLRGLLAQAQVGITELWTGGAIDPAEVRAE; this is translated from the coding sequence GTGACCCGCCTGATTCTTGCTTCCCAGTCCCCTGCCCGCACCAAACTTCTGAGCCACGCCGGCATCCGGCACGAGATCCTGGTCTCCGATGTGGATGAAGACGCGGTCCAGTCCCGCTACGGCGTGACGGACCCGCACGACACCGCCCTGCTGCTGGCGCGTGCCAAGGCGGAGGCGGTCGCCTCGCTGCCCGAAGCGGAGGGCGCCTTGGTGCTCGGCTGCGATTCAGTCTTCGAGTTCGACGGCGAGGCGCACGGCAAGCCTTACACGGCCGACGTCGCCAAGGAGCGGATGCTGCGCATGAGCGGCGGCATGGGCGTGCTGCACACGGGCCACTGGCTGGTGGACTGCCGCGACACCGACCCCGACGAGTCGGAGAACAGCGCCGGCCCTGCCGCTGGCTCCGGCGCCACGCTTGGTTCCGTGACCTCTGCCGAGGTCCATTTCATGGAGATGAGCGGGGACGAAATCGATGCCTACATCGCCACCGGCGAGCCCCTCCAGTGCGCCGGTTCGTTCACGATCGACGGCTACGGCGGGGCCTTCATCAGGAAGGTCGACGGCGACCCGCACACCGTCGTCGGGCTCTCCATTTCAACCCTGCGCGGGCTGCTCGCCCAGGCGCAGGTGGGCATCACCGAGCTGTGGACCGGAGGCGCCATTGACCCCGCAGAAGTCCGCGCTGAGTGA
- a CDS encoding MMPL family transporter — protein sequence MALLLYRLGKFSYRHRWLVISVWLAVMVAVGGAAAAFHGTLSNNFQIPGTETQLMADKLKKELPSSSGGSASVVFEANDARFSQAGKDAVAAALTKLKALPDVQGTVDPFATQAQLDKAAADLAAGQEQSASGKARLDQAAAELAAGKAQLEAAEQQMAAAGMPAAAIEAQLGQQKAALAEGQAKLDAGTKDLEAGEAKLALGERQLQASEGLRFVSEDGKAAIAQVQFKTSINGLNPDVRQEVQDIVKEVSAANVTALPSKEISEDISELFGTAEIIGIAVAALVLVIMLGTLVAAGLPLLMAVVGVAVGVGGTFALSGTMDMSSVSPMLALMLGLAVGIDYSLFIVNRHRSQLLAGVDPEESVALATGTSGNAVLFAGLTVIIALAALVVPGLPFLAVMGLSAAATVAVAVVVALTLTPAVLSLVGRKLISKRAWAKAEKHNAAPGHETEDRAKDEYRSSHGWGGIVTKHPWLALLAGVVLLGVVALPASQLRLALPDASSEPVASQAFKAYDVTKRSFGEGMTGPIIVVGDLPGGLSETEAQAKQLDVADILRETGNVTAAVPLALSEDRRTAVFQVIPNEGPASASTVQVVSELRAEKGQIRDSTGVTIGLTGQTAGNVDVSTKLGDALPPYLAIVVGLSLILLLLVFRSIWVPLLATGGFLLSLAAAFGAVVAVYQWGWLGAVFGVENPGAVLSFLPIILIGVLFGLAMDYQVFITSGMRESFMHGESAKHAVRSGFSHAAAVVTAAAIIMVSVFAGFIFSHLNMVRPLGFAMAFGVLIDAFVVRMTIVPAVMYLLGEKAWWLPRWLDRILPDVDVEGAKLRKDDTSAVLPVEDEDAVATAR from the coding sequence ATGGCACTTTTGCTCTACCGCCTCGGCAAGTTCTCCTACCGGCACCGCTGGCTTGTCATCTCCGTGTGGCTCGCCGTGATGGTGGCCGTCGGCGGAGCGGCAGCCGCCTTCCATGGCACTCTGTCCAACAACTTCCAGATCCCCGGCACGGAAACCCAGCTGATGGCGGACAAGCTCAAGAAGGAGCTCCCTTCCTCCTCCGGCGGCTCCGCGAGCGTGGTGTTCGAAGCCAACGACGCCCGGTTCAGCCAGGCCGGGAAGGACGCCGTCGCGGCTGCGCTGACCAAGCTCAAGGCCCTTCCCGATGTCCAGGGCACAGTTGACCCGTTCGCAACCCAGGCCCAGCTTGATAAGGCAGCCGCGGATCTCGCCGCCGGGCAGGAGCAGTCCGCCTCCGGCAAGGCCCGGCTCGACCAGGCAGCGGCCGAGCTGGCAGCAGGAAAGGCCCAGTTGGAGGCAGCGGAACAGCAGATGGCCGCGGCCGGTATGCCGGCCGCCGCGATCGAGGCACAGCTCGGCCAGCAGAAGGCAGCCCTGGCGGAAGGCCAGGCCAAGCTCGACGCCGGCACCAAGGACCTGGAAGCCGGTGAGGCAAAGCTGGCGCTCGGCGAGCGCCAGCTGCAGGCCTCGGAGGGCCTCCGTTTCGTCTCCGAAGACGGCAAGGCCGCCATCGCCCAGGTCCAGTTCAAGACCTCGATCAACGGCCTGAATCCGGACGTCCGCCAGGAAGTCCAGGACATCGTCAAGGAGGTGTCCGCCGCCAACGTGACAGCCCTCCCCAGCAAGGAAATCAGCGAGGACATTTCCGAGCTGTTCGGCACCGCCGAGATTATCGGCATCGCGGTCGCAGCCCTGGTCCTGGTCATAATGCTCGGGACCCTGGTTGCGGCAGGACTTCCCCTCCTGATGGCCGTCGTCGGCGTCGCCGTCGGGGTAGGCGGCACCTTCGCACTGAGCGGCACCATGGACATGAGCTCCGTCTCCCCGATGCTGGCGCTGATGCTGGGCCTCGCCGTCGGGATTGATTACTCCCTGTTCATCGTCAACCGTCACCGCAGCCAGCTGCTCGCCGGCGTGGACCCGGAGGAATCCGTGGCCCTGGCCACCGGAACGTCCGGCAATGCCGTGCTCTTCGCGGGCCTGACCGTCATCATCGCCCTTGCAGCCCTGGTGGTCCCGGGCCTTCCGTTCCTGGCCGTCATGGGTCTCTCGGCAGCCGCGACGGTTGCCGTCGCCGTCGTCGTGGCCCTGACCCTGACGCCTGCTGTCCTGTCCCTGGTGGGCCGGAAGCTGATCTCCAAGCGGGCCTGGGCCAAGGCCGAGAAGCACAACGCCGCGCCCGGCCACGAAACCGAGGACCGGGCCAAGGACGAGTACCGCAGCAGCCACGGCTGGGGTGGCATTGTCACCAAACACCCGTGGCTCGCGCTGCTGGCCGGCGTGGTCCTGCTCGGCGTGGTGGCCCTGCCCGCCAGCCAGCTCCGGCTCGCGCTGCCGGACGCCAGTTCCGAACCGGTCGCCTCGCAGGCGTTCAAGGCCTATGACGTCACCAAGCGAAGCTTCGGCGAAGGCATGACGGGCCCGATCATCGTGGTGGGCGACCTTCCCGGGGGCCTGAGCGAAACCGAGGCTCAGGCGAAGCAGTTGGACGTCGCGGACATCCTGCGTGAAACCGGAAATGTCACGGCCGCGGTTCCGCTGGCCCTGAGCGAGGACCGCCGCACAGCGGTGTTCCAGGTAATCCCGAATGAAGGGCCGGCCAGCGCAAGCACCGTCCAGGTCGTATCCGAACTCCGCGCCGAAAAGGGCCAGATCAGGGACTCCACGGGCGTCACCATCGGACTTACCGGACAAACCGCCGGCAACGTCGACGTGTCCACCAAGCTCGGCGACGCTCTGCCCCCGTATCTGGCAATTGTGGTTGGCCTTTCGCTGATCCTGCTGCTGCTCGTGTTCCGCTCCATCTGGGTGCCGCTGCTGGCCACCGGCGGCTTCCTGCTGTCGCTGGCAGCCGCGTTCGGTGCCGTCGTGGCTGTTTACCAGTGGGGCTGGCTCGGCGCCGTCTTTGGCGTCGAGAATCCGGGTGCGGTGCTGAGCTTCCTGCCCATCATCCTGATCGGTGTGCTGTTCGGACTGGCCATGGACTACCAGGTGTTCATCACCTCCGGCATGCGCGAATCGTTCATGCATGGTGAATCCGCGAAGCACGCGGTCCGCAGCGGGTTCAGCCATGCCGCTGCGGTGGTGACCGCCGCCGCCATCATCATGGTCAGCGTCTTCGCGGGCTTCATCTTCTCGCACCTGAACATGGTCCGGCCGCTCGGCTTCGCCATGGCCTTCGGCGTGCTGATTGATGCCTTCGTAGTCCGGATGACGATCGTCCCGGCGGTGATGTACCTCCTCGGCGAGAAGGCCTGGTGGCTGCCCCGCTGGCTGGACCGCATCCTCCCGGACGTGGACGTGGAGGGCGCGAAACTCCGCAAGGACGATACCTCGGCAGTCCTCCCTGTCGAAGATGAGGACGCAGTCGCCACGGCACGCTAA
- a CDS encoding DUF885 domain-containing protein, translating to MTTETAASARPQTAIDAVADAYTDTLIRLNPSFATTLGVPGHETEFQDFSPAGIEGFIAAAREALNALDGLEPVDDVDAVTLDAMRERLGLELEIHESGWDAADLNNISSPAQDIRAIFDLMPTDSAEHWEHIAGRAHSVPGAIEGYIESLRAAKDQGKVSAARQVSIVIEQATKYAAEDGFFAKMAAGAKTADGPLSAELQAKLDDGAAAARAGYEKLANFLSDELLPVAPAKDAVGRDRYALASRVFLGATVDLDETYAWGVQELERLIAEQERVADEIRPGASVEEAKAVLNSDPARQLKGTDALKAWMQGLSDKAVADLAGVHFEIPEIMQTLECLIAPTDEGGIYYTGPSDDFSRPGRMWWSVPPGEDTFTTWAETTTVFHEGVPGHHLQIATAIYRRELLNKWRRNVCWTSGHGEGWALYAEKLMQELGYLKDPGDHMGMLDMQRMRAARVVFDIGVHLELEVPERWGSGTWTPDKGYDFLKQNLAISEGQLNFEFARYLGWPGQAPSYKVGQRLWEQIRSELEARPGFELKAFHTKALNIGSVGLDTLKRALLG from the coding sequence GTGACTACCGAAACCGCCGCCTCCGCGCGCCCCCAAACAGCCATCGACGCCGTCGCAGACGCCTATACGGACACCCTGATCAGGCTTAACCCGAGCTTTGCCACCACGCTTGGAGTGCCCGGCCACGAAACTGAGTTCCAGGATTTCTCGCCCGCCGGCATCGAAGGGTTCATCGCGGCGGCGCGGGAGGCACTCAATGCCCTGGACGGGCTGGAGCCGGTCGACGACGTGGACGCCGTCACCCTCGACGCCATGCGTGAACGGCTGGGGCTGGAGCTGGAAATCCACGAATCCGGCTGGGATGCTGCCGACCTGAACAACATCTCCTCGCCGGCGCAGGACATCCGCGCCATCTTTGACCTGATGCCCACCGATTCCGCGGAACACTGGGAGCACATCGCCGGCCGCGCCCACAGTGTTCCCGGCGCCATCGAGGGCTACATCGAGTCGCTGCGGGCCGCCAAGGATCAGGGCAAGGTCTCCGCTGCCCGGCAGGTGTCCATCGTCATCGAGCAGGCCACCAAATACGCCGCTGAGGACGGATTCTTCGCCAAGATGGCCGCCGGGGCCAAGACCGCGGACGGCCCGCTGTCCGCGGAACTGCAGGCAAAGCTCGACGACGGCGCTGCCGCCGCCCGCGCGGGGTACGAAAAACTCGCGAACTTCCTGTCCGACGAGTTGTTGCCCGTGGCCCCGGCCAAGGACGCGGTGGGCCGGGACCGCTATGCGCTGGCCTCGCGGGTATTCCTCGGCGCGACAGTGGACCTCGACGAGACCTACGCCTGGGGCGTCCAGGAACTGGAGCGCCTCATTGCGGAACAGGAACGGGTAGCGGACGAAATCCGGCCCGGCGCTTCCGTGGAGGAAGCCAAGGCCGTCCTGAACAGCGATCCCGCCCGCCAGCTGAAGGGCACTGATGCCCTCAAGGCCTGGATGCAGGGACTCTCGGACAAGGCGGTGGCGGATCTCGCCGGCGTGCACTTTGAGATCCCGGAGATCATGCAGACCCTCGAATGCCTGATTGCCCCCACCGACGAAGGCGGCATCTACTACACCGGCCCCTCCGACGACTTCAGCAGGCCGGGCCGGATGTGGTGGTCTGTTCCCCCGGGCGAGGACACGTTCACCACCTGGGCCGAGACCACCACGGTGTTCCACGAGGGCGTACCGGGGCACCACCTCCAGATCGCCACGGCCATCTACCGCCGGGAGCTGCTCAACAAGTGGCGCCGCAACGTCTGCTGGACTTCGGGCCACGGCGAAGGCTGGGCACTCTACGCCGAAAAGCTGATGCAGGAGCTGGGGTACCTCAAGGACCCCGGCGACCACATGGGCATGCTGGACATGCAGCGGATGCGGGCGGCCCGCGTGGTGTTCGACATCGGTGTGCACCTGGAGCTGGAGGTTCCGGAACGCTGGGGCAGCGGCACCTGGACGCCGGACAAGGGCTACGACTTCCTGAAGCAGAACCTGGCGATCAGCGAAGGCCAGCTCAACTTCGAATTCGCCCGCTACCTCGGGTGGCCGGGCCAGGCGCCGTCCTACAAGGTGGGCCAGCGCCTCTGGGAACAGATCCGCAGCGAGCTCGAAGCCCGGCCGGGCTTCGAGCTGAAGGCCTTCCACACGAAGGCGCTGAACATCGGTTCGGTTGGCCTGGACACCCTGAAGCGGGCGCTGCTGGGGTAG